The genomic region AGCCCGTCAGCAAGTCGAGGTAGACCTGGTCTGACTCCGAGCCTGTGATGGCGTCGTGGTGGGCGCCGTATGCCAGTTGCACCCACGCCTTGGCGAGCGCGGAGTGCGGATACTTCGTCCCGGCGAGCAGTCCGGCGAACACCGCGAAGCGCTCGGCCTCGAGCACTGCGTGCTCGGCGGCGCGATTGGCCTGCTTGGTGTCGATGTATGACACGTCCTTGCCGGTGTAGATCGGGTTCATGTCACGGGTCTGCGGAGCCGGTGCCGAACCTCGTTGCGCCAGTTCGGAACGCACGGCGGCGAAGAACTCGCGGGGTAGGGCGCACACGAACCTGGGCCACGTGTAACGCGCATTCCAGTCGCGGTGAATCTCGGTGACCCACTTGTTCGGTGGCGTGTAGTCGGTGCCGACGGGCAGCAGGACGTTCCGGGTAAGCGCCACCTTCTTCAAGCCCGCGAACAGGTCGTAGGTGGCCGTCTCGGCCTCGGCCAGCGAGGCCGCCGAGTCCATCCACCATCCGCCGGCGTAGTGCGCGGGCATGTAGTGCGTCAGCAGGCCGCGGCCCGACGGCGCGGTCCACTCGAACTCGCTGGCGAACTGCATGCGCTCGGGGTCACCGTCACCGGCCATCGGCCCCCACTGGTGGTGTGGGCCGCGCGCCCACGAGCTGGACGTCAGACCGGCGTCGGCGGCCATCCCGGGAAACTGCGGATCGTGGCCGAACACGTCGAGCTGCCACGCGGTGGCTGGATCGGCCCCCATCACGTCACGCTGGAATCCGATGCCAGCCACGATGTTCCGGATCGCGGTCTCGGGGCTGGTGAGGTTGGTGTTGGGCTCGTTGTAGGTACCGCCCATCACCTCCACGCGGCCCTGGGCGATCAGCCGCTTCAGTTCGGCGCGGTCCTCGGGACGGGCATCCCAGTACGGCTTGAGGTAGTCCACCTCGGCGAGCACGAACTTGTACTCCGGTTCGCGACGGGCCATTTCGAGGTGGGCGGCCACCAGGTCGAAACCGTTGGTCTGCCTGCACCGGCCGGGTGGGTCCTCGGTCCACAGACTGGTGTAGGCCGCCTGCGTGTTCCACCACACCGGGTCGTAGTGGAAGTGGCTGATCATGTGCATCGTCCAGCCCGGTTCGGCGTCGACGAACGTGAACGGTGTCATGGTGCCTGCCGCCAGCACCCGGGCCTCCCGTCGGCGCCCGGGCACGGGGGCGGTCACCGCGACGGGAATCTCGACGACGCCGGGGGCGGCCGACCCAGTACCGACGCCGGGGGCGGCCAATTCAGTACCGACGCCGGGGGCGGCCAGGATGGCCGCGTCGCAGGTCAGACCGTCGCCCTCAACCCGAATCGACACCGGCTGCGCCACTGCGGACAGCTGCACACGGACCAGTTGGCGCAGCGCATCCTCGGCTCCGACGAAGAGATCGGTTGACTCCGCTGAGACCTGCGGGACCTCCTCGACGGCCATCACCGCACTGTACGTTCGCCATCACGGTCCGCCGCGAGTTTTCGGGAACCGAATGGGCCGGGGACCCAAATCGCCGTGAACAGTGCTGTTGGGCAGCAATTCATTTCACCGACGCACGATGTGTCCCCGTCCCGGCGTGCCAGCTTCGTCGAAATCTGGGACAGTGGAGTCATTGTGAATGAACACAGCACCGCACCCGAACCGTCGCGACCGCGACGTGATCCGCTGTCGCTGGGCTTCGAGGCCCACCGCGGCCTGCTGCTGCTACGTCTGCGCCTGCACAACGCCGCCACGGCCCGCCGACAGTCCCGCCAGGGCTGACGCTGTCAGCGCGGCGCGGCCGCCCGGCGCAGGCGTTCGGCCACCGATGCCACGGCCTCGACCACCTCAGGCGGTTCGAGCACCTCGAATTCCACGCCCGGCATCGCCAGCCACGGCACCATCCGTTCGGGGTCGTCGGCACCCGTGGTGACGATGCATGCGTCCGGACCGTCGGGCTCGACCTGGACTGACGCCGCGGGAAAGCACGCGGCCAGGACCTCCTGCGCCGCCTGGTATCGGACCCGGGCCACATAGCGGTAGGGCGAGGAACTGATGGCGCGTCGCACGTAGCTGGCGGCATCGGGGGCGTCCCGCGGGGTGAAGGTGCTGCCGAGCGCCCGGACGTCGGACATCCGGTCCAGCCGCAGGGTGCGCCAGTCCTGTCGGTCGCGGTCGTAGGTCAGCAGGTACCAGCGTCGTCCCGTCGTGACGAGTTGGCAGGGCTCCAGTCGCCGCGCAGTGGCGTTACCCCGGATGTCGACGTAACCGGCCGTGACGTGTTCGCGGTCGCGGCATGCCCGGGCCAGCGTCATCAGCACGTCGGGTTCCACCGGGGTGTCGGGATGGCCGAAGGTCAGGGTCACGGTGGCGTCGTGCACCGCGGAGACCTGCGAGCGCAGCCGGGCTGGCATGACCTGGTCGAGCTTGGACAGCGCCCGCAGCGCGGACTCGCCGACCCCGGCGACACTGCCGCCGGCCGCGACGCGCAGGCACACCGCCATGGCTACGGCCTCCTCGGGATCAAGCAGCAGCGGCGGCAGGGCGGCGCCCGCCCCAAGTTGGTAGCCGCCGCCGTGGCCCTTGCTCGCGTGCACCGGGTACCCCAGGTCGCGGAGCCGATCGACGTCGCGCCGCACGCTGCGGCCCGTCACGCCAAGACGCTCGGCCAGCTCCTCACCGCTCCACACCCGGCGGGACTGCAGCAGGCCCAGCAGTTGGAGCACCCGGCTGGTCGTCTCGGACATGTCCACAGTCTGCCGCAGTCTTAGGACAGAAACTGTCCTATATGCGTGCGAGGGTGAGTGCATGACCAAGAACCTGACCGACGAGCTGGCGGAGCAGCTGGACTTCCACTGGCAGGGAGCGCTGCGTCCGCGCCTGGAGGGGCTCACCGACGACGAGTACTTCTTCGCGCCGGTGCCCGACTGCT from Mycolicibacterium sp. YH-1 harbors:
- a CDS encoding YafY family protein, which translates into the protein MSETTSRVLQLLGLLQSRRVWSGEELAERLGVTGRSVRRDVDRLRDLGYPVHASKGHGGGYQLGAGAALPPLLLDPEEAVAMAVCLRVAAGGSVAGVGESALRALSKLDQVMPARLRSQVSAVHDATVTLTFGHPDTPVEPDVLMTLARACRDREHVTAGYVDIRGNATARRLEPCQLVTTGRRWYLLTYDRDRQDWRTLRLDRMSDVRALGSTFTPRDAPDAASYVRRAISSSPYRYVARVRYQAAQEVLAACFPAASVQVEPDGPDACIVTTGADDPERMVPWLAMPGVEFEVLEPPEVVEAVASVAERLRRAAAPR